The nucleotide window ATCCGCACGATGACGTCGTGGGGTCCGGTGATCTCGGGAGCCGGGACGTCGTTGAGTTGCAGTTTGTCGTGATAGCCGACGACCTGGACTGCGCGCATGGCTTACTCCTGTTCGCTTCGGGGGTGTGCGCGAGGGGTTTCGCGGAGGTTGGTGATGACCGGGCCGCTGGCCCCGTCGCATTCGCCGTCGTCGGCGTAGCGGGTGGCGAGCAGACCCCGACAGAAGTGGCTGTTGCCCTCCATCGAGATACGCACGGAGCGGGCGAATCTCAGCCGCATCGGGACCTGCTCGGCCGGCAGCACATGCCCCTCCTCGTCGACGACGACGAGACTGTTGGGACAGATGCTGAGGCCCAACTCCATTCGCCGCCGGAGGAGCGCTGCCTTGTGATGTCCGCGTGGCAGATCGCGCAGCGCCAGGCGATCCACCTCGGCCACCGTGATCCGACCCGCGGCGATCTCGGCGGCCACGCAGCGTTCCATCGCAGCCGTGTGCGCCTTGCGCCGGAACGTCAGGCGCAGTTCGTCGAGGCTGTCGAGGGCTTCGACGCCGAAGGTGCCGATGTACCCGGCCCGGGCGTCGAGGCCGCCGTTGATCTTGTCGCTGTCGTGGTGATCGTCGAGCAGCACCCGGACCTGGCCGATGCCGTTGATGTCCTCGAGCGCGTCGAGGGCATCCGACCCCATCAGGTAGGCGAAGTTGGGCGAGCAGAACGACGTCGGGAGCCGGAGGTGCACCGTCACGCCCGTCTGGTCGATCATGATCGACCGCACGAACTTCAGCTCGGTGATCGGCTGGTCGAGTTCGGGATCGAGGACGGTGCCGAGTGCGGTGAGGACGTCGTGCTCGAGGTCGGTTGCCGCCCCGGTGGCGTATCCGGGGTGGGGTGCGACGGCGGTCATGCCGTCACCGCATCCTTCGCGCCGGCGGCCACCTCGGCTTCCGGGTCGGCCGCGCTGGTCGGGAGCTTCAGTTCCTCGGGCACCTCGATGTGCGGGTACAGGGCGGCCGCGTTGAGGCCGAGGATCTTCTTCTTCTGTTCGACGGTGATCGGGGCGTATTCGGTCATGTCCTCCGGGATCTGGAAGTCGACGAAGCGCTCCACGAGCCACTGCGGCGTCCACAGCGCGTAGTCGCTGGCGAAGAGGATCTTGTCCTCGCCGATCCAGTAGAGGAGTTCGCCGATGATCTGCGCGAAGTAGCGGGGTCGCGTGTGGATGAACGGGATGGCCACGGCCAGACCGCCGAACACGTTGGACTCCTGCGTGGCGATCCAGCAGAAATCCTCGAGCCGCGGCAGGCCGACGTGCTCGATGATGAAGTTCAGGTCGGTGTAGTCGGTGGCCACCGTGTCGACGTCGGCCACGTCGAAGGCATCCCGGTCGAGGGGCCGGATGGTGGGCCCCTTGTGGACATGGATGTTCTTGATGCCGAGCTTGATGCACTCCTCGAGATAGCGGCGGGACCAGGCATCGTCGAGCTTGTATCCCCGTGAGTCGCCGAACCATTCGGCGGTGTAGAGCTTCACGCCCTTGAGGTTCATGTTGTCGGCGTCCTTGCGGAGCTGCTCCAGGCCGGATTCGCCGTGACGCGGATCGTAGGCGTGGTTGTAGGTGAGCAGCTTCGGGTTGTCCTCGCACAGCTTCAGCGAGTCGTCGACCTGGGCGAAGCCGTTGACATAGAAGTCCTTCAGGATCGTCGCCTGGAAGATCGCGTGGTCGGCCGGTCCCTGCTCGAACAGGTCGCGCATGAGCCGGTCGGGGCCGTAGTAGGTGTACGTGTCGTAGTCCCAGACCTCTTCTTCCGGGCTGAGATTGCGGTGATAGTCGTAGAAACAATCGATGAACTGCTTGCCGTGGATGTTGCGCTGGTTGGATTCACGGCCGTCCCAGAGGTGGACGTGCGCGTCGACGATGAAGTACTTGTCGCCATTCTTCTCGTACATCGATGACTCCCTTGGTCTGATGGGCTGGTTGGCGGGGAAGAGATGAAAACCGTGGCGGGGATGGATGGTTGATGGTGGTTACGTCGTGACCGCCGGGTTCGGCTCACCGGCGGTCACGACGTCGTCGTGTGGGGCGCTCGATTCAGCCCGGTCGCCTCAGCTCTCGGCGGTGAGATCGAACCCGATGAACTCGGCGGCGTCCTCGGGGCTCGCGAACAGGTAGGTCCGGTCGTCGAGATGCACCATCCGCCCGTAGTGGGTGGAGCTGATCTCCTCGAAGACCGAGCCGTCGAACTCCTGGCCCAGGGCGTCGGTGAGTTCGTCGTAGTCGAACTCGAGCCGGTTGACGCCGTCGACGCGGATCATCGACGGGTACTCGGTGAGTTCGACGCCCTCCTTGGCGCCCATGACGTCGGCGACCACGCGGCCGACGGGGGTGTTCATCAGGGTGACGCCGCACATGTTGGAGAACTCGGTCTGTGCGCCGAATTGCATGGTGCTCACTGGTTCAGCTCCTCGGGGATGTCGACTTCGATGGCTTGGAGGACGTCGCGGAACTTCTCGGTCGCCGCCTCGAGACTCGTGGCGAAGGTGACCGACTTGTCCGCCGGCTGCGACCAGATCGGCTGCAGTCCACGCGCCGCGTCGAGGCAGCGCGGCACCCACTCCGAGAGCCACTCGCCGAACAGTGCGCGATTCTGTGCGCCGTACTGTTCGTCGCGGGAGAGCATCAGGAACAGGGCCCGGGTGTAGTTCAGGTCGCGGTCGTAGTCGTACTCACCGGTGCCGACGATCGTCGGGGTGATGTAATCGCCGTTGCGCGCCGCGACCTGCATGATCAGCTCGGTCCGGAACAGCGACCCGACGAGCTGCTCGAAGACGATGTTGGTGCAGAACAGCAACTTCGCCCAGTCGCCGATCGCGGTCAACCGCTCGACGGCCTCGCGGGTCGGCTGCCATTCCGGCGCCGACTGCCAGACCTCCTTGTGCGCCGATCCGTCGAAGGCTTCCTCTGCCTCGGCGAGATCGAGGTTGAACAACGCGAGGTCCTGGGCGAACCGCAGCTTGTGCGCGGCACTGACCGCGACCGCGTTGTTGATCATGTTGGTCGGAGCCGACCGCTGGATCGAGGTGAACACGTGCAGGCCCATGCCGCTCTCGGCATGCATCCAGGCGCCGAGGTTGCGCTCGATGAATTTGAGCCACGAGGGATTCCAGCCGTCGTACACGCGGGCCCGCTTGGCATTCTGCAGACACAGATCGACCTGGTGGACCACCGCCGAGTTGTTGCGGAAGATGGTCTGTTCCCACTCCTCGTTGGGATCGAGGAAGGCGTGCCAGTTGCCGGACTTCGCCGCCGTCCACTCCTGCGGATAACCGCCGGGACCGCTGCCGAAGCCGTAGATCCAGCCCTGGGTCAGGTAACGTTCCGGGTCGGGCTGCACGTCGACGGTGACGTCCTCGTAGACCGTCGCCCGCTTTTTGGCCGGCTGATAGTAGTTGTACTTGCGGCTCTTGCTGCTCGGGAATTCCTTGGCGCCGGCCTCGGCGTCGGTGAATTCGATGCTCGGGAAACTGCGTTCGCGCTGTGGTGATTTCGGCGCGGTGGGTGCGGACATACCTGTCGTTCCTCCTCGTTCGGCGACGTCTAGTCGAAAGCCGGGCTGGTGAACTTGTCGTAGAAGGTCTGGTCCCGGGGGACCGAATGCTGGTCGGCGAGAGCGAGAGCCGCATCGACCATGGGCGGGGGGCCGCAGAAATACACCTCCGTTCGGGCGAGGTCGAATTCGCGAGAGTTGACGATGTCGGTGACGTTTCCCTCGGCGACCTCGACGCCGTCCGGGGCGCCGTCGGCCGACTCCGACAGGCAGGCGACGAATCTGAAGTCGGCGATCTTCTCGCCGAGTGCGGCGATCTCTTCGAGGTAGAACAGATCCGCCGCGGTCCGGGCGCCGTAGTAGAAGCGCACCGGCCTGTTCAGACCGGTCTCGCTGATGTGGCGCAGCAGAGAGAGGAGCGGGGCCATACCGGCCCCGCCGCCGATGCAGACGACCGGCAGCACATGGCCGTTGCGCAGGGTGCACGACCCGTACGGCCCGTTGATCATGATCTCGTCGCCGGGGGAGAGGCCCTCCTCCAGGAGGCCGGCGAAGAGGCCGTTCGGATACTTCTTGATCAGGAACTCCAGCTTGTCCGGAGTGGCCTGGGTGGTCGCGATGGAGAAGGAACGCTTCTCGTCGGTACCGGGGACCGAGAGGTCCACGTACTGACCGGGTTTGAACTCGAAGGTCTCCGGCTCGACCACGTCGAGACGCAGTGACACGATGTCCTTGGTCACCGGCTCGATCGCGCTGATCCTGGTGCGGACATCCTGAATCGGTGCGCCGCCGAGCAATTGGTCCTCGTCGAAGTTGAGGAGTTCGATCTCGCAGTCGCTGTAGGCGTAGGACCGGCACAGCAGCACATAGCCCTCGGCCTCCTCCGCCTCGTTGCAGGCGAAGGTGGAGTAGTCGTCCATCTGGACGTCCCCGTCGAGCATGTACGACTTGCAGGCCGAACACCGGCCCTCGCGACACCCGTGCATGAGGTGGATGCCCTGCCGGAACGCGGCGTCGAGGATCGACTCGTCCTCGGTGACCTCCATCTCGATGTCGACGGGGGCGAAGTTGATGCGATGTGTGTCGGCCACGGAAACTCCTTCGGACGGGTGCGGAGGGGAGGCGGGAAGGCGGGGGCGCCAGGGGGGGTGCGCCCCCGCCTGTCTGCTCCCTGAGGAGCGAGCGTCAGGCCGGCACGGCCCCATTGGGATTGGCGCGATACGCCGCGATGTGCGCATCCCGCTCCTCGTCGGACATCTCGTTGAGCAGCACGTTGGGACTGTTGAAGACGTTGCCGCGGACATCGTCGAGCGTCCACATCTTCTTCGGGTCCAGGTTGAGGTGCGGCTGCGGGATGAGGGTCTTGCCGTCGTCGCGGACGTAGCCCAGATCCTTGATGATGTCGGCGAGATCCTTGCCGTGATGCAGGGTCTCCCATTCGCGGAACCCGGTGAGCCGTCCCATGTTCGGGGTCTCCCGGCCGTCGTAGTGATCGCGGAAGGCGACCGCGTCGGTCCAGTGACAGGTCTCCGAGCAGTAGGTGCGCCACTGATCGTCGACCTTGTCCACGACCATGTCCTCACGGACGAGGCACGGCACCATACAGGTCCAGCAGCGGTGCGGGTACTCGTAGTCGACGTCCTCGAAGGCGATCGGCTTGTTGCGTCCCGGGTAGGCGAGCCGGTTGTAGTTCTCCCACCACTTGCCGAACTTGTTGTACCAGCCGGGGTACTTCTCCTCGAACCACTCGAAGTCCTTGTCGGTCATGGCATCGATGCGCCAGTAGTTGACCGGCCAGCCGGTGGCGAAGAACCGCGCGACCTCGTGGACGTAGTGCTTGTTGGTGATCCGGTTCCAGGCTTCCTCGACCAGGTCGTGCGGGATGGTGAGCCCGTACTTCTCCAGCGGCAGAAGGTAACTGCGGTAGTAGTCGTCGTAGATCCACCGGCGCCACATCTCCGCGTAGCTCTCCCGGTCCTTGCGCCGGTCCTTGGTGCCGTACTCGATGAAGGTGCCGATCGCCGCATCGACGACGCAGTGGTTGTTCCACCAGGCGTACCGCAGATCTCGTTCCAGCAGAGGACGATTGCGCTCGTCGGCGAGGGCCATCAGCAGGATGGAGTAGCCGTTGGAGATGTGGCGCGACTCGTCGGACTGCACAGAGTGGAAGACGGTGGGGAGCAGGTAGTCGCCGTTGGCGGCCGCTTCGTCGGGCATGGCGACGAACAGGGTGTTGGTGAAGGCGGTCTCGGCGACCACGGTGAGGTAGATGTTGGCCGCGGTGATGGCGTCACCGGTGATGAACCCCTCACCGAACTGGCGGCCGATGGTGCCGGCGTAGTTGTTGGCGAAGGCCTTCTCGGTGATGTCGAAGCCGGCCGGATCGATGTAGTTGTTCATGTACAGCTTCTTGAGGTTCATCTGGATCGTCGAATGACGAACCTCGTCGATCATCTGTACCGCCAGCCCGTTGTGGATCTCGGGGTTGGGCACCGCGTCGATGGCCATCGGCATCGCGCGGGCCGCCGAGATCTCGGGGAACGGGATGATCGACAGGAACAGCTTCTGCCATTCCAGCCAGCGTTCCTGGACCTGGCGGAACATGTTGCCGCGGATGGCGCCGTCCATGGCGCCGTACACGCGGTTGTCCTTCTCCTCCTCCATCGGGAAGTACGACCGCATGATCTGCTTCAGCGGGTCCTTCTTGGGGGCTTTCTCGAAGGTGTAGTCGGTTCCGAATCGAGTGGCCGGGGTGGCGAAGGTGGGCTCCCAGGACAACTCGGTGATCTTCGCATGGGCTTTCGTCAAGCTCTGCCTGCTCAAAGTGCGCCTCCTCTTAGAGGGAGCCGACGGGTGTGCCGGCCCGCATGGACTGGAGCGACTTCGATACAACCCTGTGATCCAGGTAACAAACGTCTCACTGTGAGACGGGTGACCAATTTGTCCGGTTGTGGGCGACGAAAAAGAGGGCCCGCCGCGCGGACCCTCAGGAGAATGTGCTGGTGACGGGTTGTTATCCGGCCGGTGAGTAGGTCCCGGACGGTGTCAGCGGCTCGTTGAGACGCTGCGCGTACTGGTCGAAGTACACCCGGGCGATGAGCTCCCGGCGGCTGCGGACGCCGGCCTTGTCGAAGATCGACTTCAGGTGATCCTGCACCGTGTATGCCGACACGTGCAGGGCGGCGGCGATGTCCTTGGTCGCGACGTTCTGCAACACCATCTGGGTCACGTCACGCTCGCGGACGGTGAGCCCGAAGGCCTCGACGACCAAGGGGATGATCTCCGGTGGACGCGCCTCCTCGATCGTGATGACCACCTCGCCCGGGCGGCCGTCGGCGGACGAGAGCGGAGATGCGTTGATGACCAGCCACATTCCGGACCTGCCGCGCACCCGCAGACGCGGGGGCACCTGTGTCTCGCCGGCGCCGTAGCGTCGGGCGGCGCCGATGAGGCCGTAGATGGGGTTCGCCGCCGCCGCGCTGTTCGGTCCGGCCGCGAGGTCGTCGATGCGTTCCTGGCTGCCGGCGCTCATCTGCACGATGTCGTTGTTGCGGTCGATGATCAGGACGGCCGGTCCGCAGTTGATGGAGGGGCGCTTCTCGGCGACGACAGTGCTGAGCAGTCCGATGCGCACCCCGTGGGCCAGCGTCTGGGACAGCGAACCGAGGAACTCGATCTCGTCCTCGGTGAACGGGCGGCATCCCGCTCCGCTGCGGAACATCGCGATCCCGGCCCACACCCGGTCGCCGTCGCGGAGCACGAGTCGCGCCTCATCGTGGAAGCAGTACTCCGGAATCATCAACTGTGTCATGCGTTCCGAGTGCTGTGCTCGTCCGCGGGTCAGCAGGTTGAGTCCGACGGCGTCGCATCTGCGCGCCACCAGCTCCCGGTAGCTGGACGGTTCGACCCGGCCGTACTCGAGGAGGCCCCATTCGGGGTCCTTGTGATCCTGGCCGAGCAGATCTCCGTACTTGCGGGCGGAGGTCAGCATCACCGTGTTGGGATCGAAGGTGCCGATACAGGCGGCGTCGAGGGGTACCGCACGCCGCAGCGACTCCACTGTCTCGGCGAAGAAGTCGTCGAGACCGAGACCCGCGTGCGCCACGACGTCGATGTCGCGGCGCACGCGCTCGGTCGTCAGGCTCGAGATCATTCGCCAATCATGTGCCTGAGCTGCTTCGATGTCTATCCCACAAACTTGGGATCATCCGCTCGGAGGACGCCGGAGGGATCATGGCGGCGTCGGATCGTGTCCAGGCGCATCCGCTGCTCGGGAGTCCAGAGCTCCGCGCGCCCGGCGGCGTCGAGTCCGCAGAAGTTCAGCAGCGCACCGGTCGACCACGGTGCAACCGAGCGGGTGACGGCGGCCAGATGCGCTCCGACCTGGTCACCGAGAGGGCCTGCGGGCACGCCGATCGCGATGAGGTTGTAGGCGCCGTGGCGGCCGGCGACGGCGTTGGGTACGCGCTGCGGCTGGGAGAGCGCGCCACCCATCAGACGGACCTCCACGATGGCCAGGGGGCTGGTGACCTGCGGTCCGGCCACCTCGAGGAGGGCGTCGACGGCCGACGCCGGGAACTCGCCGAGGAGAGCGCCGCGCTCGGCACTCGGCATCGGGCCGGGCGGGTCCATGTGCACGGCGTCGAGCGCGGCGGTCGGCAGCACGTCGATGTTCTCGAGCAGGACCGGGCCTGCCGAACGCATCGGGGCGAGAAGTGCTGCGGCGGTTGCCGGGTCGCCGGTGTGGGTGTAGCGGACGTGCACGGCGAGCCGGCCCTGCAGCGGGGCGGGCAGGTTGGGGTCCGGAGGAAGACGCAGGATCGCGACCGAGGTGCCCGCCTCCTCCGGCAGGGTCGGCGCCCATTCGCGCCATGCGTGGAGGACGTCGGCCGCGGCCGAGCCGGCGAAGAAGATACCGCCGCCGTAGACGGTGGGGAGTTCGAAGAGGTCGAACTCGATGGCGGTGACGATGCCGAAGCCGTCGCGTCCGCCGAGAATCGCCCAGTACAGGTCCGAACCGGCGGAGGGGTCGACCGTGCGGATGATCCCGTCCGCCGTCACCAGTTCGATCGACCTGACATGGTCTGCGGCCCAACCGAATCGGCGTCCGAGCGGGCTGAGTCCGCCGCCGAGATGATAGCCGACCACACCCACCGACGACGAGGACCCGACGATGCCGGTCAGACCGTGCGGCGCGGTCACCGCGGCGAGGTCGCGCCAGCGGACGCCGGCACCGACGCGGGCGGTCTTGGCGACCGGGTCGACGGCGATGCCGGTCATGCGCGAGGTGGTCACCACGACCGTGCCGCGCCCTTCGATCGGTGCTCCGTGCCCGGTGGCCCGGGCGCCGACGCGCAGTCCGTTGGAACGTGCGTATCGCACTGCGGCGGCGACGTCTTCGGCACAGGTCGCACCGACGACGACCTGTGCGGCCGGCGCGGCCACCAGATTGAAGCCGGTGAGCTCGGCGGTGTAACCGTCGTCGGCCGGGGTCAGGACGGGGCCGGCGACCGTCGTCGTGAGGGTGTCGAAGTCGGTGAAGTCGATGGGTTCGGAGGTGATGGACACGGTGGTTTCCTTCGGTGGGTCGGGATTTCGAACAACCGGACGTATCGGTGTGTTCATGGCACTCAGATTCGCTGAGCGCCTCTTGTTCCCGCCATCCCTCGAACACCGGAAATCCCGTGACCAGCATTCTGGACGGGTCGTATCCCAGAAAACTGGGGAGTGAATCCGGAAGTCGTTGCGTGCGGCGTTCGCCGGACCGATCAGGAGCTGTGCCTACGATCCTTCTTCGTCTGCCGCCGCGCACCGGCCGCGATTGTCGACGC belongs to Gordonia westfalica and includes:
- a CDS encoding iron-sulfur cluster assembly protein, coding for MTAVAPHPGYATGAATDLEHDVLTALGTVLDPELDQPITELKFVRSIMIDQTGVTVHLRLPTSFCSPNFAYLMGSDALDALEDINGIGQVRVLLDDHHDSDKINGGLDARAGYIGTFGVEALDSLDELRLTFRRKAHTAAMERCVAAEIAAGRITVAEVDRLALRDLPRGHHKAALLRRRMELGLSICPNSLVVVDEEGHVLPAEQVPMRLRFARSVRISMEGNSHFCRGLLATRYADDGECDGASGPVITNLRETPRAHPRSEQE
- a CDS encoding amidohydrolase family protein — encoded protein: MYEKNGDKYFIVDAHVHLWDGRESNQRNIHGKQFIDCFYDYHRNLSPEEEVWDYDTYTYYGPDRLMRDLFEQGPADHAIFQATILKDFYVNGFAQVDDSLKLCEDNPKLLTYNHAYDPRHGESGLEQLRKDADNMNLKGVKLYTAEWFGDSRGYKLDDAWSRRYLEECIKLGIKNIHVHKGPTIRPLDRDAFDVADVDTVATDYTDLNFIIEHVGLPRLEDFCWIATQESNVFGGLAVAIPFIHTRPRYFAQIIGELLYWIGEDKILFASDYALWTPQWLVERFVDFQIPEDMTEYAPITVEQKKKILGLNAAALYPHIEVPEELKLPTSAADPEAEVAAGAKDAVTA
- the mimD gene encoding propane 2-monooxygenase effector subunit MimD — translated: MQFGAQTEFSNMCGVTLMNTPVGRVVADVMGAKEGVELTEYPSMIRVDGVNRLEFDYDELTDALGQEFDGSVFEEISSTHYGRMVHLDDRTYLFASPEDAAEFIGFDLTAES
- a CDS encoding aromatic/alkene monooxygenase hydroxylase subunit beta, which gives rise to MSAPTAPKSPQRERSFPSIEFTDAEAGAKEFPSSKSRKYNYYQPAKKRATVYEDVTVDVQPDPERYLTQGWIYGFGSGPGGYPQEWTAAKSGNWHAFLDPNEEWEQTIFRNNSAVVHQVDLCLQNAKRARVYDGWNPSWLKFIERNLGAWMHAESGMGLHVFTSIQRSAPTNMINNAVAVSAAHKLRFAQDLALFNLDLAEAEEAFDGSAHKEVWQSAPEWQPTREAVERLTAIGDWAKLLFCTNIVFEQLVGSLFRTELIMQVAARNGDYITPTIVGTGEYDYDRDLNYTRALFLMLSRDEQYGAQNRALFGEWLSEWVPRCLDAARGLQPIWSQPADKSVTFATSLEAATEKFRDVLQAIEVDIPEELNQ
- a CDS encoding 2Fe-2S iron-sulfur cluster-binding protein, coding for MADTHRINFAPVDIEMEVTEDESILDAAFRQGIHLMHGCREGRCSACKSYMLDGDVQMDDYSTFACNEAEEAEGYVLLCRSYAYSDCEIELLNFDEDQLLGGAPIQDVRTRISAIEPVTKDIVSLRLDVVEPETFEFKPGQYVDLSVPGTDEKRSFSIATTQATPDKLEFLIKKYPNGLFAGLLEEGLSPGDEIMINGPYGSCTLRNGHVLPVVCIGGGAGMAPLLSLLRHISETGLNRPVRFYYGARTAADLFYLEEIAALGEKIADFRFVACLSESADGAPDGVEVAEGNVTDIVNSREFDLARTEVYFCGPPPMVDAALALADQHSVPRDQTFYDKFTSPAFD
- a CDS encoding aromatic/alkene/methane monooxygenase hydroxylase/oxygenase subunit alpha — translated: MSRQSLTKAHAKITELSWEPTFATPATRFGTDYTFEKAPKKDPLKQIMRSYFPMEEEKDNRVYGAMDGAIRGNMFRQVQERWLEWQKLFLSIIPFPEISAARAMPMAIDAVPNPEIHNGLAVQMIDEVRHSTIQMNLKKLYMNNYIDPAGFDITEKAFANNYAGTIGRQFGEGFITGDAITAANIYLTVVAETAFTNTLFVAMPDEAAANGDYLLPTVFHSVQSDESRHISNGYSILLMALADERNRPLLERDLRYAWWNNHCVVDAAIGTFIEYGTKDRRKDRESYAEMWRRWIYDDYYRSYLLPLEKYGLTIPHDLVEEAWNRITNKHYVHEVARFFATGWPVNYWRIDAMTDKDFEWFEEKYPGWYNKFGKWWENYNRLAYPGRNKPIAFEDVDYEYPHRCWTCMVPCLVREDMVVDKVDDQWRTYCSETCHWTDAVAFRDHYDGRETPNMGRLTGFREWETLHHGKDLADIIKDLGYVRDDGKTLIPQPHLNLDPKKMWTLDDVRGNVFNSPNVLLNEMSDEERDAHIAAYRANPNGAVPA
- a CDS encoding LuxR C-terminal-related transcriptional regulator, with the protein product MISSLTTERVRRDIDVVAHAGLGLDDFFAETVESLRRAVPLDAACIGTFDPNTVMLTSARKYGDLLGQDHKDPEWGLLEYGRVEPSSYRELVARRCDAVGLNLLTRGRAQHSERMTQLMIPEYCFHDEARLVLRDGDRVWAGIAMFRSGAGCRPFTEDEIEFLGSLSQTLAHGVRIGLLSTVVAEKRPSINCGPAVLIIDRNNDIVQMSAGSQERIDDLAAGPNSAAAANPIYGLIGAARRYGAGETQVPPRLRVRGRSGMWLVINASPLSSADGRPGEVVITIEEARPPEIIPLVVEAFGLTVRERDVTQMVLQNVATKDIAAALHVSAYTVQDHLKSIFDKAGVRSRRELIARVYFDQYAQRLNEPLTPSGTYSPAG
- a CDS encoding FAD-binding oxidoreductase, whose amino-acid sequence is MSITSEPIDFTDFDTLTTTVAGPVLTPADDGYTAELTGFNLVAAPAAQVVVGATCAEDVAAAVRYARSNGLRVGARATGHGAPIEGRGTVVVTTSRMTGIAVDPVAKTARVGAGVRWRDLAAVTAPHGLTGIVGSSSSVGVVGYHLGGGLSPLGRRFGWAADHVRSIELVTADGIIRTVDPSAGSDLYWAILGGRDGFGIVTAIEFDLFELPTVYGGGIFFAGSAAADVLHAWREWAPTLPEEAGTSVAILRLPPDPNLPAPLQGRLAVHVRYTHTGDPATAAALLAPMRSAGPVLLENIDVLPTAALDAVHMDPPGPMPSAERGALLGEFPASAVDALLEVAGPQVTSPLAIVEVRLMGGALSQPQRVPNAVAGRHGAYNLIAIGVPAGPLGDQVGAHLAAVTRSVAPWSTGALLNFCGLDAAGRAELWTPEQRMRLDTIRRRHDPSGVLRADDPKFVG